In Clostridiales bacterium, the sequence TAAAAAAACATCTGCCCCTTTGGGGCCTCTTTTATTTTAAATTGATGTTATGTATAATATAAAATAGTATTGTATGAGGCTGTTTATAGAGGTGGAGGGGTTTATAATGGATGAAAAGGACAAATTAACAAAGCTTAAGGATATATTAAAAGATATGAAAAGTGTGGTGATAGCCTTTTCAGGAGGAGTGGACAGCACATTTCTTTTAAAGGTTGCAAGCGAAGTCTTAAAAGGCAGGGTTATGGCTGTGACAGCGTCGTCTTCTACTTTTCCCAAAAGAGAGATGAATGAAGCTATAAATTTTGCAAGGTCTATCGGCGCAAAGCACAGTGTTGTCAATTCCGAAGAATTAAATATCGAAGGCTTTTCGAAAAATCCGAAGAACAGATGTTATTACTGCAAGAAGGAGTTATTTTCGAAAATAGGTCAAATAGCAAAAAAAGAAGGATTTGATTTCGTCGCAGATGGGGCGAATGCAGATGATACCGGTGATTACAGGCCGGGCATGGATGCTGCAAGGGAGCTTGGAGTAAGAAGTCCCCTCCTTGAGGCGGGCATGACAAAAAATGATATCAGGGTGCTGTCAAAACAGATGAATCTTCCTACATGGGATAAACCATCTTTTGCTTGCCTTTCATCAAGGGTGCCATATGGGCAGGAGATTACCAGGCAAAAGTTAATGATGATAGATAAATCGGAGCAGTATTTGCTGGATATCGGTTTCAGGCAGGTAAGGGTGAGGCATCACGGGGATATTGCAAGGATTGAAGTGGCGCCTGAGGAAAGAGTGAAATTTTTCGATTTGAAGGTGATGGACGACGTATATAAAAAGCTCAAGGAAATCGGCTTTAATTACGTCACACTTGATCTTAAAGGATACAGGACAGGCAGCATGAATGAGGTAATAAGGAGGAATTGATTATGGATGCCGAGGCCATAAAGGAATTGCTTGAGGGCGTTAAAAAAGGCGATATATCTATCGACGATGCGATGATTAAGCTGAAAAAACTTCCTTTTGAGGATATTGGGTTTGCAAAAATCGATACTCACAGGGCTTTAAGGGTAGGATATCCGGAAGTCATATATTGCGAGGGAAAAGAGATAGAGCATATTAAAAAGATTGTATCTGTTATGCTAAAGGATGAAACCAACATACTTGCGACCAGAGCTTCAAGGGAGGTTTACGAGGCAATCAGGGAAATAGATAAAGATGTGATATATTACGAGCAGGCTAAAATATGTTTTATAAAGCAGAAAGAAATACACAAAACCGAAGGCAGGATACTGGTTGTAAGTGGCGGCACATCTGATATACATGTATCCGAAGAAGCGGCGATAACGGCGGAGGTCATGGGCAATACTGTGGAAAGGCTTTATGATGTGGGAGTTTCCGGTCTTCACAGGCTGCTATCGTATACCGACAGGCTGTTTGCAGCAAGGGTTATAATCACCGTCGCAGGCATGGAGGGAGCGCTTGCAAGCGTTGTGGCAGGACTTGTGGATAAGCCGGTGATAGCCGTTCCGACCAGCGTAGGTTACGGCTCCAATTTTAAAGGCCTGTCGGCGCTTCTTACGATGCTTAATTCCTGCGCAAGCGGAATAGGTGTCGTAAACATCGACAATGGATTTGGGGCAGGTTACCTTGCATCCATGATAAACAAGATCGGCGAAAAAAGATAAATTATAACTTTGGTTTGTAATATGAAATTAAGTATAAAAACAAAAATTCATATTTCAAATTGAAGAAATTATAAAGTGAGGTTTGTATATGAGCATATTATATTTTGATTGCTTTTCCGGAATAAGCGGGGACATGGTGCTTGGGGCATTGATAGATTGCGGAATAGACTACGAAATTTTCAAAGGCGAGCTTGCAAAATTGAATATAAGCGGTTATAATATTGAAATAAAAAAATCATCAAAGAATGGGATAACCGGCACGGACGTAAACGTACAGTTGGAAAAATGCGAGCATGGTGAGCATCAGCATAGAAATATCTCGGATATAGAGGGTATAATAAATAAAAGCGGTATAACTGAGAATGCAAAGGATATCTCAAAGAAGATATTCAGAAAGCTGGCAGAGGCAGAAGGAAAGGTACACGGGAAGAGTGTGGAGGAAGTCCACTTCCATGAAGTGGGAGCGGTAGATTCCATTGTCGACATAGTCGGGTGTGCGATATGCATCGATATATTACATATAGATAGCTTTGCATGTTCCATGCTTAATGTCGGAAGAGGCTTTGTCAAATGCCAGCATGGCATAATACCGGTTCCGGGGCCTGCCGTAGTCGAACTTTTGAGGGGCATTCCGGTTTTCTCCCTCGATATAAATACGGAACTCGTGACGCCAACCGGTGCGGCGATAGTTTCTACTCTCTGCACGGATTTTGGCCCCATACCTCAAATGGTTATTGAAAAAGCCGGTTATGGTCTCGGCAAAAAGGATCTGGAGATTCCAAATCTGCTCAGGGTAATCATAGGCGATGTAAAAAAAAAGCCGATAGCGTAATTTTAATCGAATGCAACATAGATGATATGAACAGCGAATTTTACGAAAATGTAATGGATAAACTTTTTTCATGCGGTGCTCTGGATGTTTATATGACCAATATAATGATGAAAAAGAACAGGCCTGCCGTCAAGTTATCCGTTCTTGCAGGAGAACAAAATGTAGATAGCATTTCTGAAGTGATTTTCAAAGAAACATCGACGATAGGAATAAGAAAAATGAGGGTTGAAAGAGAAATTTTAGAAAGAAAAATGCATACTATAGAGACCATATACGGGAAAATCAGCATAAAGGCGGCATACCGCAGAGGACAGATGGTAAATTATGCTCCTGAATACAGGGATGTAAAGGAAGCCGCGATAAAAAACAAAGTTCCCGTAAAAATAGTATACAATGAGGCTGTAAGGGAATTTTTAAACAAGATATATTGACAGATAGATGGTCCTTCGATTTGTTATATTAAAAGGCAACTGTATCGTTTTGGACAACAGATGGGTGCCCGAATTACGAATCGAAGATTTAATACAATAAATTGTACAAGGAGATGTGATTAAGATTAACGATAAATTTGTCAAACATGGTTTGACTTTTGATGATGTACTGCTTATTCCTCAAAAGTCGAGTGTTCTGCCGAAAGAGGTGGATACATCGACGTATCTTACAAAAGCAATAAAACTTAACATACCGCTTATGAGCGCGGGTATGGATACCGTAACTGAAGCAAGGCTTGCGATTGCCATGGCAAGGGAAGGCGGGATAGGTATCATCCACAAAAACATGTCTATAAGCAAGCAGGCATCCGAGGTGGATAAGGTAAAAAGGTCCGAGCATGGTGTAATTACAGATCCGTTTTTTCTGTCGCCCGAGCATTCCATAAAAGACGCTCTTGAGCTTATGTCAAAATACAGAATATCGGGGGTCCCGATAACTAAAGAAGGAAAGCTTGTAGGCATACTTACAAACAGGGATTTAAGATTTGAAAACGATGGAACAAAACGTATATCCGAAGTTATGACGAAGGACCATCTTGTAACTGCTCCGGAGAATACCACCCTTGAGGAAGCTGAAAGCATACTTAAGAAATACAAAATCGAAAAATTGCCGCTGGTAGATGAAAATTACTATTTGAGAGGACTTATAACGATTAAGGATATTGAAAAGGCGATAGAATATCCAAACGCGGCAAAGGATAAAAACGGCAGGCTCCTTGCCGGTGCCGCTGTAGGAATAACGGCCAATATGATGGAGCGGGTAAAAGCCTTGGTCGGTGCAAGAGTCGATGTGGTAGTTTTAGACACGGCTCACGGGGATTCAAAAGGCGTGCTGGATGCAGTATATAAAATCAAAAACGCATATCCTTCCCTCCAGGTCATCGCAGGGAATATAGCGACAGCTGAAGCAGTGAAGGATCTTGTATCGGCCGGAGCGGACTGCGTAAAAGTTGGGATAGGTCCGGGTTCGATATGCACGACAAGGATAATTGCGGGTGTTGGCGTTCCGCAGATTACAGCCATAGTCGACTGCGCGGAAGAAGCTGAAAAATATGGCATACCGGTCATAGCCGACGGAGGAATAAAATATTCCGGAGATATTGTAAAGGCTATAGCGGCGGGGGCAAAAGTCGTGATGATAGGTTCCCTCTTTGCAGGCGTCGATGAAAGCCCGGGAGATACCGAGATATATCAGGGAAGAAGCTTTAAAGTATATAGAGGAATGGGATCTCTAAGCGCTATGCAGTCCGGAAGCAAGGACAGGTATTTCCAAGAAGGTTCCAAAAAGCTTGTTCCTGAAGGCGTTGAAGGAAGGGTGCCGTATAAAGGGCCTTTATCCGAAACAGTTTTTCAGCTTGTAGGAGGATTAAGAGCCGGCATGGGTTATTGCGGCACTCCCACAATAGATGACTTGAGAAAAAACGGGAAGTTCATTACCATAACACCTGCCGGCTTGAGGGAAAGCCATCCTCATGACATACAGATTACAAAAGAAGCGCCAAATTATTCTGCGGGAATATAAGGAGAAAAAATATGGATAGAAATGAAGTGGTATTGGTTATAGACTTTGGGGGTCAGTATAACCAGCTTATAGCAAGAAGAGTTAGAGAAAATGGCGTATACTGCGAAATACTGCCTTATGATACCGATATCGGAAAAATAAAAGATAAGCATCCTAAGGGAATTATATTTACCGGAGGACCGAGCAGCGTGCTGGATGAAGGTGCTCCGACGATAGATAAGGGAATATTTGGTATGGGTGTCCCGATCCTTGGCATATGCTACGGATGTCAGCTTATAGCATATTTGCTTGGTGGAAGGGTTGAAAAAAGCGATGCAAGGGAATACGGAAAGGCAGATATAAAGTTCGATTCAAACAGCAAATTGTTTAAGGGAATAGAAGAAAATTCCGTTTGCTGGATGAGCCATACGCTGCATGTTTCTGCCGTCCCCGATGGCATGAGGATATCTGCATCGACTTTAAACTGCAAGGCCGCAGCTATTGAAGATGAAAAAAAGGGCATATACGGTGTGCAGTTCCATCCTGAAGTCATGCATACCATACGCGGCCGTGAAATAATAAGGAATTTTCTCTTTGAAATATGCAAATTGAAGGGCGACTGGGATATGGGTTCCTTTACGAAGCAGAAGATAAGAGAGATAAAGGAAATTGTCGGAAGCAAAAAGGTCATATGTGCGATGTCCGGAGGGGTCGATTCATCAGTCGCCGCCGTTCTTGTACATAAGGCCATAGGCAAGCAGCTTACCTGTATATTTGTGGATCACGGCCTGCTTCGCAAGGGAGAAGGCGACCAGGTTGAAAAGACATTCAAGGGTGACTTTGATATGAACCTTGTAAGGGTGGATGCCAAAGAGAGATTTTTAAAAAAGCTTGCAGGAGTATCGGAACCTGAGAGAAAAAGAAAGATTATCGGTGAAGAATTTATCAGGGTTTTTGAAGAAGAAGCATCAAAACTCGGAGATATAGATTATCTTGTACAGGGCACTATTTACCCTGATGTAGTGGAAAGCGGAACGAAAACCGCAGCGACAATAAAGAGTCACCACAATGTCGGAGGGCTCCCGAAGGATATTAAATTTAAACTCATAGAACCCCTGAGGACTCTCTTCAAGGATGAAGTGAGGAAGGTCGGAGAGGAACTTAAAATACCGAAGGAAATAGTATGGAGGCAGCCATTCCCGGGCCCTGGGCTTGCCATAAGGGTGCTCGGCGATATTACAGAAGATAAACTACACATCGTACGGGAGGCGGATGCTATTTTCAGGGAAGAGATCGCAAAGGCCGGTCTGGACAGGAAAATATGGCAGTACTTTGCATGCCTTCCGAACATAAGAAGCGTAGGTGTAATGGGCGATGAGAGGACATATGCATATACCGTCGCATTAAGGGCTGTTACTAGCACCGACGGCATGACCAGCGATTGGGCAAAAATACCGTGTGATGTTTTAGGAAAAATATCGAACAGGATCGTAAACGAAGTTCCAAATGTAAACAGGGTGGTATATGATATTACGTCAAAACCACCAGCGACGATCGAGTGGGAGTGACAGCATAAAAGCCGGAAATCAGCATTATTACTGGGTTTTCGGCTTTATATTTTGTAAAAGCGTTCCGGAATCGTTCCACTTTTTGTAAACTAATTATCCAAGTTTGAAGGATAATTGCTTCATCATATAATATAAGTCATTGTACTTAACTTTAAATTCTGAACATATATTTGGAATTTTGGGATGACTGCTAGGATTATTTGCATCCATGCTAACGGGTCTTTCAAATGTAATAATGGTATATCCATATGTACTTGCAGCGGCTATTAGCCAGGGATCTGCTATATTGCTCTTAGACCACTCAGCCAATGCCTTTGAACTGTAGTATTTTGACGCCTGAATATATGTCAATATTTCTGAATATTTTTCTATTATTTTACTATCCCTATGATCAATAAGATCTGTTATGGAAATTCCTTTTATCCATTTGCTAAGTTCATCATTTCCTTTTTCTATTTCATTCTTAACCATATCAAAAATAATTATTGAGCCGTTTTCAATGTATATTTTCATCTGTTGCCAAAATTTAGGAGTAAAATCAAATGCAATAATAACTTGAATAAGGAGTTATTATTGCATTTGCATCAATCAAAAATTTATCCGTGGTGCTTTTCATAGCTTTTTATCCCGCACTTTCTCAACCAATGCTTTAAAAGTATTCCTATTCGTATTTGTCAGGCGAAATGCATCAGAATACAATGTTTTTCCCTCTTGTACACTGTTAGCAAGGGCATTTAAAAAACGATTGTCTATCTTGGTTATCATTGCATTATAGTAATTACCACCTGTTTCGTTATTTTTGCTTTTGTTTTTATTTTCATTAAAATGAATAACAGCTTCTTGAACAAGTTTATTATATTCTTCCTTGCCAATATACGTATTTATAAGAGCTTTTCTTGCAATTACAGTCATACCACATTTAAAATAATAAGCTAAAGAGCTAATCTTCTTTTCGATGTTATTTTTTTCAGATTGTTCTTTCCATTTTTGCGTAAAAAGGCTTTGAGGTACTAAAAATTCTCCGGCAATTGCATTGCAAAGAGTCTCAGTATCGCTAACATTCGAGGCCATACTATATCTATCATTGAAGAAATTGTTTATTCCGAGCCAAATATGAGCCATCTCATGGACGAGGGAAAACAGTTTTCCATTTTTGGAATCATTGGAATTGATGAAAATTAAAGGAACATAGTCATCAATTAAAGTAAAAGCCCTAAATTCATCTATTTCCAATTTACGACGAGTATTATTTTCAACAATACCATTCATCATTACAATAACTCCTAGAGATTGTGCACGTGTGCGGATTTCCTTAAAAGACTCCCACACATTTTGCTCATGAGTAAACCAATCTACTGCTAATCCCAGATATTCATGCATTGTTGCTGCAATTTTATGAGCACTTTTATTGCACTTTTGGGATCCAATAAAATCTAATTTTGTGCTATCGGAAGCAATTAAATAATTCCTCATCCACTCTTGTATATTTTCCATGCTATGGACTGTATCTATTAAATTCCGGCTTGGATTTTGTGATTTCAAACTATCTATAGTCCTGCACTTGAGAATAGGAAGGTCTTCTTTCGGAGGATTTTTTAAAAAAAAGTAGCCCAATGGAATATTCGTCGCTTTGCTCAATTTTTCAACTTGGTTAAATGTTGGCTTTTTATTACCGGTTTTCCACTGCTGAATATTATTGAAAAGCGGCATACTTATTTTTTCAACTTCCACACGTTGCATTACCCAATTCATTACCTCAGGTGCGATATTTACTGTTATTTGCATGAATTTCCTCCTTTACACAACCATTTATTATATTATACCAGTATTATATGAAAACTTGCAAAAATATTAAAGTAAGTGCTAATATGCTTGCAGTGAGGTATTGTAATGATGTATTTTCAAAAAAGCCTGCGCATTATGAAATGCTTTATAGATAGGATTTTGTCTCCAAACAATGGAACGATGAAA encodes:
- the larE gene encoding ATP-dependent sacrificial sulfur transferase LarE, producing the protein MDEKDKLTKLKDILKDMKSVVIAFSGGVDSTFLLKVASEVLKGRVMAVTASSSTFPKREMNEAINFARSIGAKHSVVNSEELNIEGFSKNPKNRCYYCKKELFSKIGQIAKKEGFDFVADGANADDTGDYRPGMDAARELGVRSPLLEAGMTKNDIRVLSKQMNLPTWDKPSFACLSSRVPYGQEITRQKLMMIDKSEQYLLDIGFRQVRVRHHGDIARIEVAPEERVKFFDLKVMDDVYKKLKEIGFNYVTLDLKGYRTGSMNEVIRRN
- the larB gene encoding nickel pincer cofactor biosynthesis protein LarB, translating into MDAEAIKELLEGVKKGDISIDDAMIKLKKLPFEDIGFAKIDTHRALRVGYPEVIYCEGKEIEHIKKIVSVMLKDETNILATRASREVYEAIREIDKDVIYYEQAKICFIKQKEIHKTEGRILVVSGGTSDIHVSEEAAITAEVMGNTVERLYDVGVSGLHRLLSYTDRLFAARVIITVAGMEGALASVVAGLVDKPVIAVPTSVGYGSNFKGLSALLTMLNSCASGIGVVNIDNGFGAGYLASMINKIGEKR
- the guaB gene encoding IMP dehydrogenase, whose product is MNDKFVKHGLTFDDVLLIPQKSSVLPKEVDTSTYLTKAIKLNIPLMSAGMDTVTEARLAIAMAREGGIGIIHKNMSISKQASEVDKVKRSEHGVITDPFFLSPEHSIKDALELMSKYRISGVPITKEGKLVGILTNRDLRFENDGTKRISEVMTKDHLVTAPENTTLEEAESILKKYKIEKLPLVDENYYLRGLITIKDIEKAIEYPNAAKDKNGRLLAGAAVGITANMMERVKALVGARVDVVVLDTAHGDSKGVLDAVYKIKNAYPSLQVIAGNIATAEAVKDLVSAGADCVKVGIGPGSICTTRIIAGVGVPQITAIVDCAEEAEKYGIPVIADGGIKYSGDIVKAIAAGAKVVMIGSLFAGVDESPGDTEIYQGRSFKVYRGMGSLSAMQSGSKDRYFQEGSKKLVPEGVEGRVPYKGPLSETVFQLVGGLRAGMGYCGTPTIDDLRKNGKFITITPAGLRESHPHDIQITKEAPNYSAGI
- the guaA gene encoding glutamine-hydrolyzing GMP synthase; the protein is MDRNEVVLVIDFGGQYNQLIARRVRENGVYCEILPYDTDIGKIKDKHPKGIIFTGGPSSVLDEGAPTIDKGIFGMGVPILGICYGCQLIAYLLGGRVEKSDAREYGKADIKFDSNSKLFKGIEENSVCWMSHTLHVSAVPDGMRISASTLNCKAAAIEDEKKGIYGVQFHPEVMHTIRGREIIRNFLFEICKLKGDWDMGSFTKQKIREIKEIVGSKKVICAMSGGVDSSVAAVLVHKAIGKQLTCIFVDHGLLRKGEGDQVEKTFKGDFDMNLVRVDAKERFLKKLAGVSEPERKRKIIGEEFIRVFEEEASKLGDIDYLVQGTIYPDVVESGTKTAATIKSHHNVGGLPKDIKFKLIEPLRTLFKDEVRKVGEELKIPKEIVWRQPFPGPGLAIRVLGDITEDKLHIVREADAIFREEIAKAGLDRKIWQYFACLPNIRSVGVMGDERTYAYTVALRAVTSTDGMTSDWAKIPCDVLGKISNRIVNEVPNVNRVVYDITSKPPATIEWE
- a CDS encoding DUF4411 family protein: MAFDFTPKFWQQMKIYIENGSIIIFDMVKNEIEKGNDELSKWIKGISITDLIDHRDSKIIEKYSEILTYIQASKYYSSKALAEWSKSNIADPWLIAAASTYGYTIITFERPVSMDANNPSSHPKIPNICSEFKVKYNDLYYMMKQLSFKLG
- a CDS encoding ImmA/IrrE family metallo-endopeptidase, with the translated sequence MQITVNIAPEVMNWVMQRVEVEKISMPLFNNIQQWKTGNKKPTFNQVEKLSKATNIPLGYFFLKNPPKEDLPILKCRTIDSLKSQNPSRNLIDTVHSMENIQEWMRNYLIASDSTKLDFIGSQKCNKSAHKIAATMHEYLGLAVDWFTHEQNVWESFKEIRTRAQSLGVIVMMNGIVENNTRRKLEIDEFRAFTLIDDYVPLIFINSNDSKNGKLFSLVHEMAHIWLGINNFFNDRYSMASNVSDTETLCNAIAGEFLVPQSLFTQKWKEQSEKNNIEKKISSLAYYFKCGMTVIARKALINTYIGKEEYNKLVQEAVIHFNENKNKSKNNETGGNYYNAMITKIDNRFLNALANSVQEGKTLYSDAFRLTNTNRNTFKALVEKVRDKKL